DNA sequence from the Pseudophryne corroboree isolate aPseCor3 chromosome 6, aPseCor3.hap2, whole genome shotgun sequence genome:
GCTGCAATCCAACATTCCGAGGAATGGCAATGCCCGGAACACATAAGGCGACAAAGGGTGGTGGAGAGCTTACGTGGACCTGCCATGGGGGTGATACAGGCTACTCGCCGGAGTAACCCTACTGCCACCCTGAGGGATTATATCGAAGCCTTGGATTTTTCTTTTGGGACATTGGAAGATGTGGGAGATCTTCTGGCCCGTTTGAATGGCACGTATCAAGAATATGGAGAGACCTTGACCCATTATATATACCGGGTCGACAGATTAATATATAAGATTGTGGATAAAGGCGGACTTAGTCCCGAGATAGTCAATGAAAGaaggttaaaacaagtattaaaaggTGCTCTAACCAATAACCCTGTAGCGCAGAGATTAAGATGCACCATGTCCAGCGCACTCCCTCCTAATTTGACAGATTTAGTCAAGGAAGTCAAGTTGGAAGAGGTACAAATTGAAAACAGGGAAAAGTCGGTAAGAAAAGTTAAATTAGTGCTACCATCGGCTGACAATCCTTCTCCTAATATAGATGACCGACTGTTAAAATTAATTgaggagcaaaacaagaaaatcGATCTATTAATTGCTTTACAGACTCCGCAACAACCCATAACAACATCTCGCACCTCTGGATGGGGTAGAGGAATCAACCGAAGGGGAGGTCCTCGAACCAATATAGAGTGTTATAGTTGCGGACAGCTCGGGCATCGGTCGTTTGAATGTCCCCTCAATAGGTATGACACCCGAGGAAGTAACCCCAACAGGAGGAGGGAGTCCCTGGAGGAAAACGAGAACGGGAGCCCTGtggacccc
Encoded proteins:
- the LOC134934717 gene encoding paraneoplastic antigen Ma2 homolog; the protein is MELITDIDIGRWCSEKGVDPRNCFGLRGNMVTVTDEGLLKTVRNLCGVKLPCIIDKWTGPYGDASAVLIKNGNPLDRTLIPSMILLEGTMGRKVQLVWPEERNDEDAAEVAQEEVMEGPSMGEPMSGGCFPATVQGGDPSHSTTKGLSDNPVDKVVDKVVSHLEKWHYEGGYRRLRIFSGIMPVPAGEETYEMWREAAIQHSEEWQCPEHIRRQRVVESLRGPAMGVIQATRRSNPTATLRDYIEALDFSFGTLEDVGDLLARLNGTYQEYGETLTHYIYRVDRLIYKIVDKGGLSPEIVNERRLKQVLKGALTNNPVAQRLRCTMSSALPPNLTDLVKEVKLEEVQIENREKSVRKVKLVLPSADNPSPNIDDRLLKLIEEQNKKIDLLIALQTPQQPITTSRTSGWGRGINRRGGPRTNIECYSCGQLGHRSFECPLNRYDTRGSNPNRRRESLEENENGSPVDPSQAPRS